One Streptomyces sp. ML-6 DNA segment encodes these proteins:
- a CDS encoding IclR family transcriptional regulator, with product MSAGTVKSLSRGLDVLLAMADDAGPATATVLADRLGRNRVQVARTLNSLEAAELAVRDEHTLAYDLSWQLYSLATRTVRARLLREGPQFLREAAEATGASAFLAELRGDGSVAFLEEVPTGLSWVGRSYPLYCDDAGQALLWDSGREELEIVFADTEFVAFGPAAPADVAEFEARLIAARQRGYAVVDGESEPGVFAVAAPVRDFTGEIVCALHTQGPSERLAPLAQRHGEVITELAGRLSALLGRRP from the coding sequence GTGAGTGCTGGAACCGTCAAGAGTCTGAGCCGCGGGCTCGACGTGCTGCTCGCGATGGCCGACGACGCAGGCCCGGCGACGGCGACCGTGCTCGCCGACCGGCTCGGCCGCAACCGGGTTCAGGTCGCCCGCACGCTGAACAGCCTGGAAGCCGCCGAGCTGGCCGTCCGTGACGAGCACACCCTGGCCTATGACCTCAGCTGGCAGCTGTACAGCCTGGCGACCCGCACGGTCAGGGCACGTCTGCTGCGGGAGGGGCCGCAGTTTCTGCGGGAAGCGGCGGAGGCGACGGGGGCGAGCGCCTTCCTGGCCGAGTTGCGCGGGGACGGGTCGGTGGCATTCCTGGAGGAGGTTCCGACGGGTCTGTCCTGGGTGGGGCGTTCATACCCGCTGTACTGCGACGACGCAGGGCAGGCGCTGCTGTGGGACTCCGGTCGGGAGGAGCTCGAGATCGTGTTCGCCGACACGGAGTTCGTGGCTTTTGGGCCTGCCGCACCGGCCGATGTCGCCGAATTCGAGGCGCGCCTGATCGCGGCCCGGCAGCGGGGCTACGCCGTCGTGGACGGGGAGTCGGAGCCGGGCGTGTTCGCGGTGGCCGCACCTGTCCGGGACTTCACCGGTGAGATCGTCTGCGCCCTCCACACGCAGGGGCCGTCCGAGCGGCTCGCCCCGCTTGCGCAGCGGCACGGCGAGGTGATCACGGAGCTGGCCGGCCGGCTGTCCGCTCTGCTCGGCCGGCGGCCCTGA